Sequence from the Methanosarcina siciliae T4/M genome:
AAGTTCATTGCCAGCGGCCATGAAGTTACATTTGAACCCCAGATCGCCACACTTAACAATTTTCATAGTATCTCCTCTTGCAATAGAAACTGATCAAAATAGCTTTTTCTATTCAAGTTAATTATAATAATAAGTTATTGGATATAAAATTAAGTCTTTTCAGGATTTTTTCTCTGTGAAGTGCTTTTTCTATCTTCAAGTTTTCAGTCTATAGGGATGTATCTGGCGCAAGCAAATCCTTCTTTATATGGAACTTTAATGGTGAGCATCCCATTATTGTTTACTGCAAGAGCTTTTTCCGGGTCTACGGGTCCGTCCAGAAAAAAAGATCCCAGATATTCAACATTTTCGCTGTAGGCTTTAATGTAATAACTGTTTTCATGCATCAGAAGAGTTATATGTTCGTTCATGACATCCGGAAGTTCAATTTCTATAGTAAGGTTCTCATGTTTGTCATCATGATACATGGCAATAATCGGAGTTTTCATTATCCTAGGCACGGGATTCTCCATCAAATGCTCCCCCTATGAAAAAATACTCAAGTTATTTGCCTTAAACATCCGTTTACTCAATTTTTACATCTATTGCTTTTTCGAAAGGCTGCTGATAAGGCACGGTAACATTCAGGACTCCGTTGGAATAGGTTGCAGTAGCTTTTTCCGGGCTTATAGGGCAGCATACTGCATAGCTGTCCGCATATTCAACCCCTTCTTTGGTGGCTCTTATATAAAAACCATCTTCCACAACCTTGAAAGAAATATTCTCTTTTTCTATTCCTGGAAGAACCACTTCTATCTTCAGATTTTCGTATGTATCGTCCGGATATGCACAAATGGCTGGCGATAATCTCAAAGTTTCCACCATATATTCACCCCAAATAGAATCGCTAATTAAGTTATTTATAAGTATCCATTTATTTATAATATACCATATTTTTCTCCTTCTTCTAAATCATAAACAAGGTCTTTATGGAGATTGTCGTAGTCTTTGATTATTACTCCGGATTGAATTAAAGAAATTCATCTCTAAGTAAAAACAAATTGTATGAGTCAAATTAAAAAACGATAAGAAACAACCTGCTAGAAACAAGTGTAAAAATACAAACTGTAAAAACAACCTGTATAAGAATTAAAATATTGAAAGGCTCCTTAATAAGGAGCTTTTTTTTAAAGGAGAATTTTTTTAGAGTTTCAGGATTCCCAGATCAAGGCAGAGAGACAGGGCAATTGCTATTACTGAGAATACTGTGATTATAAGGTAATTTGCACGTTCT
This genomic interval carries:
- a CDS encoding Hsp20/alpha crystallin family protein → MVETLRLSPAICAYPDDTYENLKIEVVLPGIEKENISFKVVEDGFYIRATKEGVEYADSYAVCCPISPEKATATYSNGVLNVTVPYQQPFEKAIDVKIE
- a CDS encoding Hsp20/alpha crystallin family protein, translated to MKTPIIAMYHDDKHENLTIEIELPDVMNEHITLLMHENSYYIKAYSENVEYLGSFFLDGPVDPEKALAVNNNGMLTIKVPYKEGFACARYIPID